The nucleotide sequence TTTAGGATCACCGTCATTCATATCCACCCACTAGGTCTAAGAGTTTATAATGTGACGGTGTGACACCCGTTATCTTACAAGTTAtatttgtaaggatgagttaaacTCGACatcaaaaattaataatcaacaataaaatgGTTAAAAAAGCTCATTGTCTCTTGCCAGACAGCCACTTGACCAATTCTTGGAGACTATATATTAAGGGTGGATGTGTGTACAAGTCAAAATATATGTGCATAAGAGAAGTGTCTTCTCTAGCTATACCTACCTTCTTTCCCCTTCCTTTGTtctttcaaatttgaaaattttcccTAAAAGAGCTGCAACCATGGAAATTTCACAGCCTCTTTCTATTGAAAGCTTCTCATACAGTTGGTTAGTGAACCTAAAACCATCATTAGAAAGCCTAGATAGCTCCTTTAGATCTACCCTAGATGCATATGATGAAACTTCCTTCATTGAGATGGATCCAAGAATGCCACCTTCTAAAAGATTCTTCATGAATTCACATGATTCCAACAAATTTGATTTTCCAACCTCACAATCCCCTCTTACTCTTGTTCATGCAGATGAACTCTTTTCTGATGGTTACCTTATGCcttttgttgttgaatcttTGAAAATGGAAGAATATGAAGCATTAGACTCCAATAATACAAGTCCTAATTCATCTTCACATGCACCAAAAGGTGTTGTTCCTAGATGCCATTCCTTAAAAAGATGCAGAACATTATCAAGAAGAATATTTTTGAAGTATTTAAATTTCTTAAGGCCTTTGTATAGAAAATTAAGAGGTCATAAATCAGGTTCTAATATTCCAACTGTTTTTAAAAGAGGTGAGGCTTCAATGAATAGAAGATACCATAATTCAGAATCATCTCCAAGAATTAGTGGAGCTTTTTCTGCAGATGGTTGGAGAAAGTCTTGTGATTCTGAAAGCTCAATACATGAGGCAGTTCTCCATTGCAAAAGATCCATTGGTATGCATAAGCTTTTCTCACTATAGAAGTCTGTAGATTTTTTCTTGTGTACTAACATTTGACATTTCTTTTATGACAGAAAGAATAGACTAAGGATGTGAAGATGAATGAGATGCAATTAAATTTGATTCAGTGTTTTTTTGGATGGATGGACAGTgagtttgaagtttgaacaaATGGCAGTGACACCAGTGATTTACCGATGTTGTTGAAACTTCAAAGGGTGATTCTGTAAATTTTACCGTCAATCCAAATGagcaaaagttttttatttatatactaTGATGAAAAAGAGATGCCACTTTATTATTGTATCTaagcttttttatttatcttttcaattaTGGTTCATGATAGTACAAATCAATggaataaaatcaaattaaaaaaagaaaagaaaaaaggaaatatgAACAAATAACAATCCCATGtgaggtgaagaagaagaagtatgAGACCAAATCATCACCAGCCACTCATGTTGTCTCCATTCTCCTTTGGTTAAAGGATATGTGGTTGGTCGGTCATTATTCAAACAATGCAttcaaatttccaaaaaaagaaaaagagataatgttcaattttatttttttaatcttgttGATAGGGGGAGGGGAGGACCTCTTTTGCTGCAGATGAGAATTtgctctctttttttctttctttctattttagtATATGTATAGTTCCTTCAATAATTTTGGAACTAGAAGTTTAAGCTAGAAGAATCACTATGTCTGTATGTAtatatgatataaaataaatataaataatgccGACTACTACTTTTTTTAGATTTTCAGAGTAGACCCTTCATtacgttattttttcaatatacaAATACAATCCATGACATACCatggttatttattttatcttcacCTGAGTTTGAAGCaaagaaaaactaaatatatgAATGTGTTATTAGgattgtcgcgtcatttttcggagatcaaaactatttgattagcttttaaTTTACtcatttcacgactgaacatttaattttaaaaagaggaaaaaagttcaaaataccccttttaaaaagatttagggttcgggggttagtt is from Medicago truncatula cultivar Jemalong A17 chromosome 1, MtrunA17r5.0-ANR, whole genome shotgun sequence and encodes:
- the LOC11434292 gene encoding probable membrane-associated kinase regulator 6 gives rise to the protein MCVQVKIYVHKRSVFSSYTYLLSPSFVLSNLKIFPKRAATMEISQPLSIESFSYSWLVNLKPSLESLDSSFRSTLDAYDETSFIEMDPRMPPSKRFFMNSHDSNKFDFPTSQSPLTLVHADELFSDGYLMPFVVESLKMEEYEALDSNNTSPNSSSHAPKGVVPRCHSLKRCRTLSRRIFLKYLNFLRPLYRKLRGHKSGSNIPTVFKRGEASMNRRYHNSESSPRISGAFSADGWRKSCDSESSIHEAVLHCKRSIERID